The genomic segment TCCGTAATCGCGTGGACGTCCAGGTTATAATCGAGGTAAGGAGGACGCATAACGGTAGGACGGACGCCTGTTATTTTTGCGATCAATCTGTCCGTATCGAACAGCTCCCGCTCGCATTCGTCCAAACCGATTTGCGTCATATAAGGATGGGAATACGAATGGTTCCCGATCTCATGGCGCCTGGCATGAACCTCCATAACGGTCTCGGGATAAAGCGCCATCTGTTTACCCATCATGAAAAACGTAGCGCGCCCGGAAACGGTATCGAAAAGATCCAGCAATTGCGGCGTATGAATCGGATGCGGACCGTCGTCGAACGTAAAAGCAACCGCTTTTTGCAATGTGGGAACGCGGTTTATGATCTCCATCCCTTCATCTCCTCCTCTCCATCATTCCTATGACAGCCGGTCCGGCATGGACAGGCTTCCATCCCTCTGCCCATACCGGAACCGACGTCATAAGCAACTAGCAGGTACAGCCTTAGCTTCTCGCACTTACGGCGCCGACAGTTTCAATTCCCCGAAGGCGGACGTATTCGTCCAGTTCGTGGACTCGCCGGCCCATACCGTTTGGCTCTGCCGGCCGTTGCCGTCATCCTCGTCATTGTTCGCTACGTCGAAGCCGATGATCATCCCCGCGGATGGCGTGATGCCGAG from the Cohnella hashimotonis genome contains:
- a CDS encoding polysaccharide deacetylase family protein, whose protein sequence is MEIINRVPTLQKAVAFTFDDGPHPIHTPQLLDLFDTVSGRATFFMMGKQMALYPETVMEVHARRHEIGNHSYSHPYMTQIGLDECERELFDTDRLIAKITGVRPTVMRPPYLDYNLDVHAITDRLHYRVIGALNGEAKDWGTPGVDHILEATRKQVGCGSILLFHDGFGDRSQTVEAVRILTKELTEEGYRLVTVSELLQLSES